A DNA window from Plasmodium brasilianum strain Bolivian I chromosome 12, whole genome shotgun sequence contains the following coding sequences:
- a CDS encoding hypothetical protein (conserved Plasmodium protein), with protein sequence MNHAAVIKVSHAWNSYKHSFSKKRFFSNNFEYCSPNVISRYENRPIVEENVEKNAKKYAEQNIEKYGQVNWQKNEGRNKNARTSNTIPDSNDDFFERVKKTFRENKKDLSLWNSYCRETMYRIHEKNIHPKIITSVFTFLSYTEYRNDRIINEILNRCILRLKEFDLIHVCSLVNSLGKMNFRNIYFLDEIKKKIINEQENYFDEIYAPHYVSLLINSLRKLKYCDNINRYDKDKFFLYFLVEKIHMRKVSDYSLVGLSLLLYNISVLKLNKFYNLFFLFEQHIITKAKNDFNIIQLVNVLSAYSKTSFLKFSFLEGLLHSIIYERKFSGCSLHHLVRLLHISLSFACGGQSENLFHEGIRNSGVSSGSGISSGSGISSGSGVSSGSGDIDGLSRLGETYVQPLFRQICKNMNRCKKKDLVLLCSTLCAYNCKVFIKRMKKTPSPILDNPVFIPIHRVSELFENITLNVKKYINCYNHIELSIIFYCYSIYQINDTILYDYIKLRSLRIFSSFDEKTFAYLFKAFKNMHITDDVFEESCLSKLLQINEFSSIKHFCIALSAYTSVKRDRQKVQIEEQFFKNAEKLFSTSCTEGEEVKEMDGVEEMEKEEEMANVGEDLVGALPRVSERNSPAACTVEGNMFCYGNFSIYMKKRNEEDLSMVEMEKSIGIIKKKRKYIKNKKKNKSKVNQSNEISGNKISLIFFLFSKLNYLHTSKIVKLLMCTYRENKYSLSIENCISILRSVSTLSANLQIEEGKKYWRNYYEFVNMLASKIMNSADLFRNKYLLINFLSACGKIFHSSINCIQIDEKKTFYFKTVLNKLLPFMHPYVCEMTTADIAILMQSLNKENYSKEALSLILGDAYTLFWRHLIKRGKTLMQCWHTADKSDREDITDGVDQVQMHNEKNLIIIMNNLAKLEVQDEEFFHLIVNNCILQFFCLSSMQLLCQGIHYICVYIFCKEHIVTIRKIRLLSFLLNKLYKLLINEGILLYHCSSDQVVLSYECINKFILQDALFDKYVSLMHEVIIIILFHICNLSCTMNHKVGESYYWINNFNSGKTLHLLCNLPLLRSYLAILTIIEYIRERNPHNNNGNNNICNNMNSKGELKNVVNQIVQTTQRMNVNTHRVYAIAHVVSHIISYSISHNINYTISYTISYTISYTISYTISYTTSHSISHTTIHLW encoded by the exons atgaaccaTGCAGCTGTGATAAAAGTATCACATGCGTGGAATAGTTACAAGCATAGTTtctcaaaaaaaagatttttctCAAACAACTTTGAATATTGCTCGCCTAATGTAATTTCGAGATATGAAAATAGACCGATCGTCGAGGAAAATGTCGAAAAAAATGCCAAAAAATATGCCGAACAAAATATCGAAAAATATGGGCAAGTAAATTGGCAAAAAAATGAGGGAAGAAACAAAAACGCGCGTACTTCTAATACAATCCCTGACAGCAACGATGATTTCTTCGAACGTGTGAAAAAAACTTTCAGGGAGAACAAAAAAGATTTGAGTTTATGGAATAGTTATTGTAGAGAAACTATGTACAGAATACATGAAAAGAACATTCAcccaaaaattattacaagtgtatttacttttttgtcATACACGGAATATAGAAATGATAGAATTATAAACGAAATATTAAATCGTTGTATTCTTCGATTAAAGGAATTTGACTTGATTCATGTATGTTCATTGGTTAACTCACTAggtaaaatgaattttagaaacatttattttctggacgaaataaaaaaaaaaataataaatgaacaagAAAACTATTTTGACGAAATATATGCACCTCATTATGTTTCTCTATTAATAAACAGTTTGcgtaaattaaaatattgtgATAATATTAACAGGTATGATAaggataaattttttttatattttttggtgGAAAAGATACATATGAGAAAAGTTTCTGACTATAGCTTGGTAGGATTGAGTTTATTACTATATAACATTTCTGtgttaaaattaaacaagttttataatttattttttttatttgaacaGCATATAATTACAAAGGCAAAAAATGACTTTAACATAATACAACTTGTAAACGTTTTAAGTGCTTATAGTAAGACCTCCTTTTtgaaattttcctttttagaGGGCCTCCTACATtccattatatatgaaagaaaatttagTGGCTGCTCCCTGCATCATTTGGTACGCCTTCTGCATATTTCGCTCTCCTTTGCCTGTGGGGGGCAGAgcgaaaatttatttcacgAAGGTATCCGTAATAGTGGTGTAAGCAGTGGTAGTGGTATAAGCAGTGGTAGTGGTATAAGCAGTGGTAGTGGTGTAAGCAGTGGTAGTGGTGATATCGATGGCCTGAGCCGGTTGGGTGAAACATACGTGCAGCCGCTGTTTAGACaaatttgcaaaaatatgaacaggtGTAAGAAGAAGGATCTCGTTTTATTATGCTCGACTTTATGCGCCTATAACTGTAAAGTGTTCATAAAAAGAATGAAGAAGACCCCTTCTCCTATTTTAGACAATCCTGTTTTTATACCCATACATAGAGTAAGCGAGTTATTTGAAAACATTACGTTAAATgtgaagaaatatataaactgtTACAACCATATAGAGCTGTCtatcatattttattgcTATTCAATTTACCAAATTAATGACACAATTCTGTATGactatattaaattaagAAGCTTAAGAATATTCTCCTCATTTGATGAAAAAACTTTTGCCTATCTTTTTAaagcttttaaaaatatgcacataaCAGATGATGTGTTCGAAGAATCCTGCTTAAGTAAGcttttacaaataaatgaattcaGTTCCATCAAACATTTTTGTATTGCCCTGTCGGCATATACATCTGTAAAAAGGGATCGGCAGAAAGTTCAAATTGAGGAACAGTTCTTCAAAAATGCCGAAAAGTTATTTTCGACATCTTGCACTGAGGGGGAGGAAGTAAAAGAAATGGATGGAGTagaagaaatggaaaaagaggaagaaatGGCAAACGTGGGGGAAGACCTCGTTGGAGCCCTCCCCAGAGTCAGTGAAAGGAATAGCCCCGCTGCGTGCACAGTAGAAGGGAACATGTTTTGTTATGGTAACttcagtatatatatgaagaaaaggAACGAGGAAGACTTGTCCATGGTTGAGATGGAGAAAAGCataggaataataaaaaaaaaaagaaaatatataaaaaataaaaaaaaaaataaaagcaaagtTAATCAGTCAAATGAAATAAGTGGTAACAAAATAAGcctcatattttttcttttttccaaattaaattatttacacaCATCCAAGATAGTGAAATTGTTAATGTGTACTTATAGAGAAAACAAATATTCCTTAAGCATCGAAAATTGTATAAGCATCTTACGTTCAGTATCCACCCTATCTGCAAATTTACAAATTGAGGAAGGGAAAAAATACTGGAGAAACTACTATGAGTTTGTTAACATGTTGGCTagtaaaattatgaacagtgCTGACTTGTtcagaaataaatatttacttataaattttttaagtgcATGTGggaaaatttttcattcttcTATTAATTGCATCCAAATTGATGAAAagaaaactttttattttaaaactgTGTTGAATAAGTTATTACCGTTTATGCATCCGTACGTTTGTGAAATGACCACGGCTGATATTGCAATATTGATGCAGAGTCTaaacaaagaaaattattcGAAAGAAGCGCTGAGCCTAATTTTAGGGGATGCCTACACATTGTTTTGGAGGCATTTAATCAAAAGGGGTAAAACGCTTATGCAATGTTGGCACACTGCGGATAAATCGGATCGGGAGGACATAACTGATGGAGTGGACCAAGTACAAATGCACAATGAGAAAAACTTGATAATCATTATGAACAATTTAGCAAAGCTTGAAGTTCAGGACGAAGAGTTCTTTCATTTAATCGTTAATAACTGCATTCTGCAATTCTTTTGTCTATCGTCTATGCAACTGTTATGTCAAGGTATACactatatatgtgtgtatattttcTGTAAAGAGCACATAGTTACAATTAGGAAAATACGTTTATTAAGTTTTTTATTGAACAAATTATACAAGTTGCTTATCAACGAGGGTATACTTCTTTATCACTGTAGCAGTGACCAAGTCGTTCTTTCATATGAATgtataaacaaatttatattgCAGGATGCTTTATTCGATAAATATGTTAGCTTAATGCATgaagttataataataatattatttcatatatgtaatttaagTTGTACTATGAACCATAAAGTGGGGGAATCATATTATTGGATCAACAATTTTAACAGTGGTAAAACTTTGCACTTGTTATGTAATCTCCCCTTACTGCGTTCATATTTGGCTATCCTTACAATCATAGAATATATTAGGGAAAGAAACccacataataataatggcaataataatatatgtaacaaTATGAATAGCAAAGGAGAACTTAAAAATGTAGTTAATCAAATAGTTCAAACTACTCAACGGATGAATGTAAACACCCA CCGCGTTTACGCCATCGCTCATGTTGTTAGTCATATCATTAGTTATTCCATTAGTCATAATATCAATTATACCATTAGTTATACCATTAGTTATACCATTAGTTATACCATTAGTTATACCATTAGTTATACCACTAGTCATTCCATAAGTCATACTACTATCCATTTGTGGTGA